CTCCTACCCGTTGAGCGTCGCGACGAACTTCGTTGTCGACGACGAGGACGTGCTGGTGCCGATGGCCGTCGAGGAGTCGAGCGTGGTCGCCGCGGCCTCGAAGGGCGCGCTCCTGGCGCGTTCGACTGGAGGGTTCACGACCGATACGGACGGGCCGTACATGACCGGTCAGGTTCAGGTCGCGGACGTGGCCGACCCGACCGCCGCACGGCTTCGAATCCTCGAACGCGCCGAGGAGATCGCCGCCGTCGCCAACGACCAGGGCGTCCTCGTCAGCCACGGCGGCGGGTGCGAGACCGTGACCGCGCGCGTCGTCGACACGCCGGCCGGCGAGATGGTCGTCGTCCACCTGCTCGTCGACGTCCGCGACGCGATGGGTGCGAACGCGGTGAACACGATGTGCGAAGCCGTGGCTCCGGTCGTGTCCGACGCGGCCGGCGGCCGCGTCTCGTTGCGGGTCCTGTCGAACCTGGCCGACTGCCGGCTCGCACGCGCGAGGTGTCGTGTTGATCCCGACGCGCTCGTCGACAGCGGAGACGACCCCGAGGAATCGAGCGGGATCGGCGGCGTGACCGTCCGCGAGCGCATCGTCGAGGCGTGGGCGTTCGCCGCGGGCGACCCGTACCGGGCGGCCACCCACAACAAGGGGATCATGAACGCCGTCGACGCGCTCGCGGTCGCGACGTGCAACGACTGGCGTGCGCTCGAAGCGGGCGCACACGCGTATGCCGCACGGGAGGGGTACGGTCCGCTGACGACTTACGAGGTCGGCGACGACGGGGACCTGATCTGCAGCATCGAACTCCCGGTCCAGGTCGGGACCGTCGGCGGTGCGAGCGCGGTCCATCCCGCCGGTCGGGCGGCGATGGATATCCTCGACATCGAGGGGGCCGACGAGTTCGCCCGGGTCGTCGCCGCGCTCGGTCTCGCGGAGAACCTGGCGAGCCTGCGCGCGCTCGTCGACGAGGGTATCCAGGCCGGCCATATGAAACTCCACGCCGAGAACGTCGCCCGGCAGGCCGGCGCCCCGGCGCGACTGGTCGCGGAGGTCGCGGCCCGCATGGTCGCCGAGGAGGACGTGCGGGAGAGCCGCGCCCGTGAACTGGTCGCCGAGTTGCAGTGACGACCACCTGTTCGGACCGTCCGCTTCCCGCACGCCCGTGATCCGTGGGAGCAGTTGCCAAATCGCAAGACGGCGGCGGGATCGTGTGGAGTCGCTATCGAAATGGTTTTAACACTAACCGCCAAAGGATTCCCACATAGCGCCTCTGCGCGTGAGATACACCAATGAGCGACAAACCGCACCAGAACCTGGCCATCATCGGCCACGTTGACCACGGGAAGAGCACACTCGTCGGACGACTGCTCTACGAGACGGGCAGCGTCCCCGAGCACGTAATCGAGCAGCACAAGGAAGAGGCCGAGGAGAAGGGCAAGGGCGGCTTCGAGTTCGCCTACGTCATGGACAACCTCGCCGAGGAGCGAGAGCGCGGTGTCACCATCGACATCGCCCACCAGGAGTTCGACACCGACGAGTACTTCTTCACCATCGTCGACTGTCCGGGCCACCGCGACTTCGTCAAGAACATGATCACGGGCGCCTCGCAGGCGGACAACGCCGTGCTCGTGGTCGCCGCGGACGACGGCGTCCAGCCCCAGACCCAGGAGCACGTCTTCCTGGCCCGCACGCTGGGCATCGGCGAGATGATCGTCGCCATCAACAAGATGGACCTCGTCGACTACGAGGAAGGCCGCTACCACGAAGCCGTCGACGAAGTCACCGACCTGCTCAACCAGGTCCGCTTCGACACGGAGAACGCGAAGTTCATCCCGGTCTCGGCATTCGAGGGCGACAACATCGCCAGCGAGTCCGAGAACACCGATTGGTACGACGGCGAGATCCTGCTCGAGGCGCTCAACGCGCTGCCCGAGCCGGAGCCGCCGACGGACGCGCCGCTGCGCCTCCCGATCCAGGACGTCTACACCATCTCCGGTATCGGGACCGTCCCGGTCGGACGCGTCGAGACGGGCATGCTCAACACGGGCGACAACGTGAGCTTCCAGCCCTCGGACGTCGGTGGCGAGGTCAAGACCATCGAGATGCACCACGAAGAGGTGCCCCAGGCCGGCCCCGGTGACAACGTCGGGTTCAACGTCCGCGGCATCGGTCAGGACGACATCCGCCGTGGCGACGTCTGTGGTCCCGCCGACGACCCGCCGTCGGTCGCCGAGACCTTCCAGGCTCGCATCGTCGTGATGCAGCACCCGTCGGTCATCACGGCCGGCTACACCCCGGTCTTCCACGCCCACACGTCGCAGGTCGCGTGTACCATCGAGTCCATCGACCAGAAGATCGACCCCGCGACGGGCGAGGCCGAGGAGGAGAACCCGGACTTCATCCAGAACGGCGACGCCGCCGTCGTCACCATCCGCCCGCAGAAGCCGCTCAGCATCGAGTCGGCCAACGAGATTCCCGAGCTGGGGAGCTTCGCCATCCGCGACATGGGTCAGACCATCGCGGCCGGGCAGGTCATGTCCGTCAACGAGCGCGAGTAACTCATGCAGCAAGCACGCGTCAGGCTGGCCGGCACCAGTCCCGAAGACCTCGACTCGATCTGCGGCGAGGTCAACGA
The window above is part of the Halosimplex rubrum genome. Proteins encoded here:
- a CDS encoding hydroxymethylglutaryl-CoA reductase, degradative, with the protein product MNSRIPGFYARDRSERLSTVANRCDLDADAVDALDADGAVGETVDGLSENVVGSVSYPLSVATNFVVDDEDVLVPMAVEESSVVAAASKGALLARSTGGFTTDTDGPYMTGQVQVADVADPTAARLRILERAEEIAAVANDQGVLVSHGGGCETVTARVVDTPAGEMVVVHLLVDVRDAMGANAVNTMCEAVAPVVSDAAGGRVSLRVLSNLADCRLARARCRVDPDALVDSGDDPEESSGIGGVTVRERIVEAWAFAAGDPYRAATHNKGIMNAVDALAVATCNDWRALEAGAHAYAAREGYGPLTTYEVGDDGDLICSIELPVQVGTVGGASAVHPAGRAAMDILDIEGADEFARVVAALGLAENLASLRALVDEGIQAGHMKLHAENVARQAGAPARLVAEVAARMVAEEDVRESRARELVAELQ
- the tuf gene encoding translation elongation factor EF-1 subunit alpha; translation: MSDKPHQNLAIIGHVDHGKSTLVGRLLYETGSVPEHVIEQHKEEAEEKGKGGFEFAYVMDNLAEERERGVTIDIAHQEFDTDEYFFTIVDCPGHRDFVKNMITGASQADNAVLVVAADDGVQPQTQEHVFLARTLGIGEMIVAINKMDLVDYEEGRYHEAVDEVTDLLNQVRFDTENAKFIPVSAFEGDNIASESENTDWYDGEILLEALNALPEPEPPTDAPLRLPIQDVYTISGIGTVPVGRVETGMLNTGDNVSFQPSDVGGEVKTIEMHHEEVPQAGPGDNVGFNVRGIGQDDIRRGDVCGPADDPPSVAETFQARIVVMQHPSVITAGYTPVFHAHTSQVACTIESIDQKIDPATGEAEEENPDFIQNGDAAVVTIRPQKPLSIESANEIPELGSFAIRDMGQTIAAGQVMSVNERE